In Pseudomonas fluorescens NCIMB 11764, a single window of DNA contains:
- a CDS encoding LuxR C-terminal-related transcriptional regulator: MTDLSPLPGPASVAVATLDGRFFRPPLPDGHVLRPRLCERLSAGLGGRLLLVSAPAGFGKSSLAVEFCQGLPAHWQSLWLGLSPRDNDPGRFLERLLEGLQDFFPQLGRQSLGLLKMRQRHQPFAFEEWLDGLLDELAVHLLPTAPLLLVLDDYHLAQGPVLDRCLQFFLNHLPDGLLVMVTSRQRPDWHLARLRLSRQLLELHEQDLRLTHDEALTLLDRHSTSLRGEALESLIQRSEGWVAGLRFWLLAASEAGSEGALPQSLHGGEGLIRDYLLEEVIDCLPAEVQAFLYDTAPQERFCSELCDAVREAHDSAEILGFLLAHQVFLVPLDEHGHWYRYHHLFSDLLRTRPTRQAMVPAASLHLRACRWFNAQGLLDEAVEQALRAGHLDVAANLVQNLSEEQLLAEQNVGMLLRWKMDLPDSLLISTPRLIVLYSWALGLACQLDAAEELASHLSRFLPAPSATAQKSMLAQWLALSGIIARGRGNRELTLLYCTEALESLPSKRYGQRLMCLSTLSNLAIADGDLWRARGLNRDSLELAQRVGNPLFEALAHYDRARVLQARGEILRSLDEVRQGLQRLQGLSPQRLYAVRARLTLYEGFLLALRLQPQAAQVRLQAGLTEARACRDISVLIGHCVIARLEGSSGEFAKAFAELAEAERLMHIWDVPPIYYLAMITLVKCELWLAQGRTDLAEAWLARLGQTYNGEKPAAPPEFHPQLPLHIELQQALLEVIQAQPMLAEGRLNALLEHGQQSGRQLLSVMALTQKTELLLAHNREPEARQAFAQSLEAASGGALQPFDGLLSRYPDWVREQLQNCAKAAVSQSLSERLPLVAARIAPEPSQSCEQLSSRELSVLKLIAQGCSNQEISDQLFISLHTVKTHASHINSKLGVERRTQAVARAKALGVLG; this comes from the coding sequence ATGACTGATCTGTCCCCACTCCCGGGCCCCGCAAGCGTTGCCGTCGCGACACTGGACGGCCGTTTCTTTCGGCCACCGCTGCCTGACGGGCACGTGCTGCGGCCTCGTTTATGCGAGCGTCTGAGTGCCGGCCTTGGTGGCAGGCTGTTGCTGGTCAGCGCACCGGCGGGGTTTGGCAAGAGTTCGCTGGCGGTAGAGTTCTGCCAAGGGCTGCCAGCTCACTGGCAAAGTCTGTGGCTGGGGTTGAGTCCGCGAGACAACGACCCCGGCCGATTTCTCGAGCGGTTGCTCGAAGGCCTTCAGGATTTTTTCCCGCAATTGGGCAGGCAGTCCCTGGGCCTGTTGAAAATGCGTCAGCGGCATCAGCCGTTTGCCTTCGAAGAATGGCTGGACGGTTTGCTCGACGAGTTGGCCGTGCATTTGTTGCCGACGGCGCCACTGCTGCTGGTACTCGATGATTACCATCTGGCCCAGGGGCCGGTGCTCGATCGTTGCCTGCAATTTTTCCTCAATCATCTTCCCGACGGCTTGCTGGTGATGGTCACCAGTCGTCAGCGTCCGGACTGGCATCTGGCACGCCTGCGCCTGTCGCGGCAATTGCTCGAATTGCATGAACAGGATCTGCGCCTGACCCACGACGAAGCCTTGACCCTGCTCGATCGACACAGCACCTCCCTGCGCGGCGAAGCGCTGGAGAGCCTGATCCAGCGCAGCGAGGGCTGGGTCGCTGGCTTGCGTTTCTGGTTGCTGGCGGCTTCCGAAGCAGGCTCCGAAGGCGCGTTGCCCCAGTCCCTGCACGGTGGGGAAGGGCTGATTCGCGATTACCTGCTCGAAGAAGTCATCGATTGCCTGCCCGCCGAGGTGCAGGCATTTCTGTATGACACAGCGCCTCAGGAGCGTTTTTGCAGCGAACTGTGCGACGCCGTTCGCGAGGCGCATGACAGTGCCGAGATCCTGGGTTTTCTGCTCGCGCATCAGGTGTTCCTGGTACCGCTGGACGAACACGGTCACTGGTATCGTTATCACCACCTGTTTTCCGACCTGCTGCGCACCCGGCCTACCCGTCAGGCAATGGTGCCGGCGGCCAGCCTGCACCTGCGCGCCTGTCGCTGGTTCAATGCCCAGGGCCTGCTCGATGAAGCGGTGGAACAGGCGTTGCGCGCCGGGCACCTGGACGTGGCGGCCAACCTGGTACAGAACCTTTCCGAAGAACAACTGCTGGCCGAACAGAACGTCGGCATGTTGCTGCGCTGGAAAATGGACTTGCCCGACAGCCTGCTGATCAGCACGCCACGCTTGATCGTGCTCTACAGCTGGGCGCTGGGGCTGGCCTGTCAGCTGGATGCCGCCGAGGAGCTGGCCAGTCACCTGAGCCGCTTCCTGCCGGCGCCGTCGGCCACTGCGCAGAAGTCCATGCTGGCGCAATGGCTGGCCTTGAGCGGGATCATTGCGCGCGGTCGCGGCAATCGCGAATTGACGCTGCTGTATTGCACCGAAGCGCTGGAGAGTCTGCCGTCCAAGCGTTACGGCCAGCGCCTGATGTGCCTTTCAACCCTGTCCAACCTGGCCATTGCCGACGGCGACTTATGGCGGGCGCGCGGCCTGAACCGTGATTCCCTGGAGCTGGCGCAACGGGTGGGTAATCCATTGTTCGAAGCGTTGGCCCATTACGATCGCGCCCGGGTGCTGCAGGCGCGAGGGGAAATCCTGCGTTCGCTGGATGAGGTGCGCCAAGGGCTGCAACGACTGCAAGGTCTGTCGCCGCAACGACTCTATGCCGTACGCGCCCGGCTGACCTTGTACGAGGGGTTTCTGCTGGCCCTGCGCCTGCAACCGCAGGCGGCGCAGGTGCGCTTGCAGGCGGGGTTGACTGAAGCTCGTGCCTGCCGGGACATCAGCGTACTGATCGGCCACTGCGTGATCGCCAGGCTCGAAGGCAGCAGCGGTGAATTCGCCAAGGCGTTTGCCGAACTCGCCGAAGCCGAACGGCTGATGCACATCTGGGACGTACCGCCGATCTACTACCTGGCGATGATCACCCTGGTCAAATGCGAGCTCTGGCTGGCTCAGGGCCGTACCGATCTGGCGGAGGCCTGGCTGGCGCGACTGGGCCAGACCTACAACGGCGAAAAGCCGGCGGCGCCTCCGGAATTCCATCCGCAACTGCCGCTGCATATCGAGTTGCAACAGGCCTTGCTGGAGGTCATTCAGGCGCAACCGATGCTGGCCGAGGGGCGATTGAACGCGTTGCTCGAGCATGGTCAGCAATCCGGTCGGCAGTTGCTCAGTGTGATGGCCCTGACACAGAAAACCGAACTGCTCCTTGCGCACAACCGTGAGCCTGAAGCCCGTCAAGCCTTCGCTCAGTCCCTGGAAGCGGCCAGCGGCGGCGCGTTGCAGCCTTTTGACGGTTTGTTGAGCAGATATCCTGACTGGGTTCGCGAGCAGCTGCAGAACTGCGCAAAAGCGGCGGTTTCGCAGAGCCTTTCAGAACGGCTCCCCCTTGTCGCTGCACGCATTGCCCCGGAACCCTCACAATCCTGCGAACAGCTCAGCTCCCGGGAACTGTCAGTTCTGAAACTCATTGCCCAAGGCTGCTCGAACCAGGAAATCAGCGACCAGCTGTTTATTTCCCTGCACACGGTTAAAACCCATGCCAGCCACATCAACAGCAAACTCGGGGTTGAGCGTCGCACGCAGGCGGTGGCTCGGGCGAAGGCGTTGGGCGTTTTGGGCTGA